One window from the genome of Metabacillus flavus encodes:
- a CDS encoding FtsB family cell division protein → MSAERSHKVTQLQSQYMQQQERNDQILKRRKRGLFRRLTVFGAIVALFAIFIITGMINQSAALSEQAEQKDKLTGELNDLKKEQSMLEEEIGKLNDDDYIAELARRDYFLSGENEIIFSSPDKK, encoded by the coding sequence ATGTCAGCAGAAAGAAGCCATAAAGTGACGCAGCTTCAATCCCAATACATGCAGCAGCAGGAGCGCAATGATCAAATCCTAAAGCGCAGAAAAAGAGGTCTATTTCGCCGTTTAACCGTCTTTGGAGCCATCGTCGCTTTATTCGCGATTTTTATTATTACAGGAATGATCAATCAGTCAGCAGCCCTTTCAGAACAAGCCGAGCAAAAGGACAAGCTAACGGGTGAGCTGAATGATCTGAAAAAAGAACAAAGTATGCTTGAAGAAGAAATCGGCAAGCTTAACGACGATGACTATATTGCAGAACTTGCGAGAAGAGATTATTTCCTCTCTGGAGAGAATGAAATTATTTTCAGTTCACCGGACAAAAAATAG
- a CDS encoding VWA domain-containing protein — protein sequence MNRGRIKQILLITDGCSNHGEDPVAMAAYANEQGITVNVIGVVDEKVIDEAAMREIESIAASGGGVSQTVYTQVLSQTVQMVTRKAMTQTIQGVVNKELQQILGKKVSMEELPPDKRGEVMEVVDELGETMHLEMVIMVDASASMTPKLPTVKEALLDLSISLNSRIGENEFSVCVFPGKRADVETVIDWTPRLESISSVFSRLSAGGLTPTGPAIREGAALFSKKRGSRKDLLDDEGYRYEGGR from the coding sequence ATGAATCGAGGAAGAATTAAACAGATCCTGCTCATCACTGACGGATGTTCCAATCATGGAGAGGACCCGGTCGCAATGGCAGCGTATGCCAACGAGCAAGGGATCACAGTAAACGTAATTGGGGTGGTGGATGAAAAGGTTATTGATGAGGCCGCTATGAGAGAGATTGAGAGCATTGCAGCTTCCGGAGGCGGAGTCAGCCAGACGGTCTACACTCAAGTGCTGTCTCAAACGGTACAAATGGTCACAAGAAAAGCGATGACGCAAACCATCCAGGGGGTCGTCAACAAAGAGCTTCAGCAAATTCTCGGGAAAAAGGTTTCAATGGAGGAGCTGCCGCCTGATAAGAGGGGGGAAGTTATGGAGGTAGTAGACGAGCTGGGGGAAACCATGCATTTAGAAATGGTCATCATGGTCGACGCAAGTGCGAGCATGACACCGAAGCTCCCTACTGTAAAAGAGGCGCTGCTGGACCTATCCATCAGCCTGAATTCCCGGATTGGCGAAAATGAGTTCTCTGTATGTGTATTTCCTGGGAAACGTGCGGATGTGGAGACAGTTATAGACTGGACACCTCGGCTGGAGTCCATATCCTCGGTATTTTCCCGGCTTTCGGCTGGAGGGCTGACCCCGACAGGACCCGCAATTCGCGAGGGGGCCGCTCTTTTCAGCAAAAAAAGAGGAAGCCGAAAAGACCTGCTGGATGATGAGGGGTATCGCTATGAAGGTGGCCGATAA
- the hpt gene encoding hypoxanthine phosphoribosyltransferase: MMKQDIEKILVTEEEIQAKVKELGTLLTEEYKETFPLAIGVLKGALPFMTDLLKHIDTYLEMDFMDVSSYGSSTVSSGEVKILKDLNTSVEGRDILIIEDIIDSGLTLSYLVELFRYRKAKSIKIVTLLDKPSGRKADIQADYVGFEVPDAFVVGYGLDYIERYRNLPYVGVLKPRVYQNTN, encoded by the coding sequence ATGATGAAACAGGATATTGAAAAAATCTTGGTTACAGAAGAAGAAATACAGGCAAAAGTTAAAGAATTGGGAACACTGTTAACTGAAGAGTACAAAGAAACCTTTCCTTTAGCTATTGGAGTACTAAAAGGTGCACTGCCTTTTATGACCGATCTTCTTAAGCACATCGATACATATTTGGAAATGGATTTTATGGATGTTTCAAGCTACGGTTCATCAACTGTCTCCTCAGGGGAAGTAAAGATCCTAAAGGATCTGAACACTTCTGTCGAAGGCCGCGACATCCTTATCATAGAAGATATTATCGACAGTGGTTTAACATTAAGCTATCTTGTGGAATTATTCAGGTATCGGAAAGCCAAGTCCATCAAGATTGTCACTCTTTTGGATAAGCCGAGCGGAAGAAAAGCGGACATCCAGGCTGACTATGTTGGATTTGAAGTGCCGGATGCCTTTGTTGTAGGATACGGGCTCGATTATATTGAGCGCTACCGTAATCTTCCTTACGTCGGCGTTTTGAAACCCCGCGTTTACCAAAACACCAACTGA
- a CDS encoding serine/threonine-protein kinase, whose amino-acid sequence MKVADKVLPGTKIKGKWHQNEYTVIKSLGKGANGAVYLVQRSSGLAALKLSDNSMSITSEVNVLKHFSKVQGKSLGPHLFDTDDWDQGGGSPVPSFYVMEYIKGVPFLDFVKSRGSEWIPVLLLQLLGSLSNLHEAGWVFGDLKPENLLVTDSPVTVKIIDVGGTTAVGRSIKEYTEFFDRGYWGMGSRKADPGYDLFAAAMIAINAGCGGRFLKNSEGEKLLFEKIDSVPLLYQQRSVLRKALKGQYAKAEEMKNELLQCLAEPETRRTPAKAKRSRSGQKQTVATSSAQPKRHTAKKKPITKRKRNSGGSHSSSGWMDTFIVVSGVFILYALYIYHFLLP is encoded by the coding sequence ATGAAGGTGGCCGATAAAGTACTCCCCGGAACGAAAATCAAGGGGAAGTGGCATCAGAACGAATACACCGTGATCAAGTCTCTCGGAAAAGGAGCGAACGGAGCGGTCTATTTAGTTCAGAGAAGCAGCGGACTTGCGGCGTTAAAACTGAGTGACAACAGCATGTCCATTACATCTGAAGTGAATGTGCTGAAACACTTTTCAAAGGTCCAGGGGAAAAGCCTTGGGCCTCATTTATTTGATACGGATGATTGGGATCAGGGAGGGGGCAGCCCCGTTCCTTCTTTTTACGTAATGGAATACATAAAAGGCGTTCCTTTTTTGGATTTTGTAAAATCAAGAGGCTCTGAATGGATTCCTGTCCTCCTGCTCCAGCTTCTAGGCAGCTTATCCAATCTGCATGAAGCGGGCTGGGTTTTCGGAGATCTTAAACCGGAAAACCTTCTTGTAACGGATTCGCCCGTTACTGTTAAGATTATTGATGTAGGCGGAACGACGGCAGTAGGCAGATCCATAAAAGAGTATACAGAATTTTTTGACAGAGGGTATTGGGGAATGGGATCCCGCAAAGCGGATCCTGGCTATGATCTTTTTGCGGCAGCCATGATTGCGATCAATGCCGGATGCGGCGGAAGGTTTCTGAAAAACAGCGAGGGAGAAAAGCTTTTATTTGAGAAAATTGACAGTGTACCGCTTCTTTATCAACAGCGGAGTGTTTTAAGGAAGGCATTAAAAGGGCAATATGCCAAAGCGGAAGAGATGAAAAATGAACTGCTTCAATGCCTGGCAGAGCCGGAAACAAGGCGAACTCCTGCAAAGGCGAAGAGAAGCAGATCCGGCCAAAAACAAACGGTTGCAACGTCATCTGCGCAGCCAAAAAGACATACAGCCAAAAAGAAGCCCATTACGAAACGCAAAAGGAACAGCGGCGGCAGTCATTCGAGCAGCGGCTGGATGGATACCTTCATTGTCGTAAGCGGAGTCTTCATATTGTACGCCCTCTACATCTACCATTTTCTGCTTCCGTAA
- the ftsH gene encoding ATP-dependent zinc metalloprotease FtsH, which produces MKRIFRNTIFYLLIFLVVIGIVSTFNGQNPKTEPLTYTNFVSKLEAGDVKQITAKPVRGVFEVKGQLKGAKKDEYFLTHVPSESIDQITAAAKSSQTEFQPAEETSGWVTFFTSIIPFVIIFILFFFLLNQAQGGGSRVMNFGKSKAKLYSEEKKKVKFKDVAGADEEKQELVEVVDFLKDPRKFSELGARIPKGVLLVGPPGTGKTLLARAVAGEAGVPFFSISGSDFVEMFVGVGASRVRDLFENAKKNAPCIIFIDEIDAVGRQRGAGLGGGHDEREQTLNQLLVEMDGFSANEGIIIVAATNRADILDPALLRPGRFDRQITVDRPDVKGREAVLKVHSRNKPLDNSVDLKAIAMRTPGFSGADLENLLNEAALVAARTNKKKIDMLDIDEATDRVIAGPAKKSRVISEKERNIVAYHEGGHTIIGHVLDEAEMVHKVTIVPRGQAGGYAVMLPKEDRYFMTKPELLDKITGLLGGRVAEEIVFGEVSTGASNDFQRATGIARRMVTEFGMSDKLGPLQFGQSQGQVFLGRDINNEPNYSDAIAHEIDIEIQNFIKVSYERAKTILTENRDKLELVAKTLLEVETLDAKQIDHLMKHGKLPERIEDLEDTSDSSDVKINIQRKTEEPSPLDDPERPELKKD; this is translated from the coding sequence ATGAAACGGATCTTCCGAAATACGATCTTTTATTTACTCATATTTTTGGTTGTGATCGGAATCGTTAGTACCTTTAACGGTCAAAATCCGAAAACAGAACCATTGACTTACACCAATTTCGTTTCGAAATTAGAAGCGGGAGACGTTAAGCAGATAACGGCAAAACCCGTACGCGGTGTTTTTGAAGTAAAAGGACAGCTTAAAGGCGCTAAGAAAGATGAATACTTTTTGACTCATGTTCCAAGCGAGTCAATCGATCAGATTACAGCAGCTGCAAAATCAAGCCAGACGGAATTTCAGCCTGCTGAAGAAACAAGCGGATGGGTGACTTTTTTCACATCCATCATTCCTTTTGTCATCATCTTCATTCTTTTCTTCTTCCTGCTTAATCAGGCTCAGGGCGGCGGAAGCCGTGTAATGAACTTCGGCAAAAGCAAAGCGAAGCTGTACAGCGAAGAAAAGAAAAAGGTTAAGTTTAAAGATGTAGCAGGAGCAGATGAAGAAAAGCAGGAGCTTGTGGAGGTCGTTGATTTCCTTAAAGATCCCCGCAAATTCTCTGAACTCGGTGCCAGAATTCCTAAAGGTGTTCTCCTTGTGGGACCTCCGGGTACAGGTAAAACGCTTCTTGCACGTGCAGTAGCGGGCGAAGCCGGCGTGCCGTTTTTCTCCATAAGCGGTTCAGACTTCGTAGAAATGTTCGTTGGGGTCGGTGCATCCCGTGTACGTGACCTATTCGAAAATGCGAAAAAGAATGCACCATGTATTATCTTTATTGATGAAATTGATGCAGTTGGACGCCAGCGCGGAGCCGGTCTTGGCGGAGGCCATGATGAGCGCGAGCAAACGCTGAACCAATTGCTTGTTGAAATGGATGGTTTCAGTGCCAATGAGGGAATCATCATTGTCGCCGCAACAAACCGTGCTGATATTCTTGACCCGGCGCTTCTTCGTCCGGGACGTTTTGACCGCCAGATTACAGTAGACCGTCCAGATGTAAAAGGACGCGAAGCGGTGCTGAAGGTTCATTCCCGCAACAAGCCTCTTGACAACTCTGTTGATTTGAAAGCTATTGCGATGAGAACACCAGGCTTCTCCGGTGCAGATCTTGAGAACCTGCTTAACGAAGCAGCACTTGTGGCTGCCCGTACAAACAAGAAGAAAATCGACATGCTTGATATTGATGAAGCAACAGACCGCGTAATCGCAGGACCAGCGAAGAAAAGCCGTGTTATTTCTGAAAAAGAGCGCAACATTGTCGCATATCATGAAGGCGGCCATACAATTATCGGCCATGTCCTTGATGAAGCTGAAATGGTACATAAAGTAACCATCGTACCGCGCGGCCAGGCAGGCGGTTATGCCGTTATGCTTCCTAAGGAAGACCGTTACTTTATGACAAAGCCAGAACTTCTTGATAAAATTACCGGCCTTCTTGGAGGACGCGTGGCAGAGGAAATCGTATTCGGCGAAGTCAGCACAGGAGCTTCAAATGACTTCCAGAGAGCGACAGGAATTGCCCGCCGTATGGTTACAGAATTCGGTATGTCTGATAAGCTTGGACCGCTTCAGTTTGGCCAGTCCCAAGGACAAGTGTTCTTAGGCCGCGATATTAACAACGAGCCAAACTATAGTGATGCCATCGCTCATGAAATCGATATAGAGATTCAAAACTTTATTAAAGTGAGTTATGAGCGTGCCAAAACCATTCTTACAGAAAACCGCGACAAGCTTGAGCTTGTAGCTAAAACTCTTCTTGAAGTAGAGACACTTGATGCGAAGCAAATCGATCACCTGATGAAGCACGGCAAGCTTCCGGAGCGAATCGAAGACCTTGAAGACACAAGTGATTCTTCAGATGTAAAAATTAACATTCAGAGAAAGACAGAAGAACCATCTCCATTGGATGATCCTGAACGTCCGGAACTGAAAAAAGACTGA
- the tilS gene encoding tRNA lysidine(34) synthetase TilS: MVPFIQFIKKHQLIEPSSTILAGVSGGPDSLSLLHMLLSIRKEWDLNLVVLHVDHMFRGKESEEEMEFVRFFCMEHDVPFECCQIDAGAYAISHQMSAQEAARACRYQFFEKMMKHYRASALALGHHGDDQVETILMRLVRGGKGTALAGIQPKREFAGGFIIRPLLGMTRKEILDYCDKERLAPRFDPSNEKETYTRNRFRKRILPFLKEENPQVHEKFQSFSENLTEDERFLQELTEHEMNTVWRSKDGFAELEIDLLKRLPLPLQRRGIQLILNYLYKSVPSSLSSIHTESVLSLLSQSHPSGSLHLPNGLKAVKSYNLCMFTFEQAESEPYQLELPIPGVAMLPSGGRIEAQLVTESPGADRGKNSLLIKRDNVLLPLSIRSRKNGDKLKVKGMNGTKKVKDIFIDKKIAIEARNQWPVLEDANGTILWLPGLTKSAWEENDWSEGEFIFLQYHQQGSSRGQNTNDETGY, from the coding sequence GTGGTACCCTTTATTCAATTTATAAAAAAGCACCAGCTGATCGAGCCCTCTTCAACCATCTTGGCAGGCGTTTCCGGAGGCCCCGATTCGCTTAGTCTGCTGCATATGCTCCTCAGCATCCGAAAAGAATGGGATTTGAATCTCGTTGTTCTTCATGTTGATCACATGTTCAGGGGAAAAGAATCGGAAGAAGAGATGGAGTTTGTCCGGTTCTTTTGCATGGAACATGATGTACCATTTGAATGCTGCCAGATTGATGCAGGAGCATATGCCATTTCCCATCAGATGAGTGCGCAGGAAGCGGCAAGGGCATGCCGGTATCAGTTCTTTGAAAAAATGATGAAGCATTACCGGGCATCAGCCTTAGCGCTTGGCCATCACGGAGACGATCAGGTTGAAACCATATTAATGAGGCTGGTCCGCGGCGGCAAGGGAACGGCACTTGCCGGGATTCAGCCTAAACGGGAGTTTGCCGGCGGATTCATTATACGGCCCCTTCTTGGCATGACTCGGAAGGAAATCCTGGATTATTGCGATAAGGAAAGATTGGCCCCCCGATTTGATCCGAGCAATGAGAAAGAAACCTATACACGGAATAGGTTCCGAAAAAGGATCCTTCCGTTTCTGAAAGAAGAAAACCCTCAGGTGCATGAAAAGTTCCAGTCCTTCAGCGAGAACTTAACGGAAGACGAGCGGTTTTTGCAGGAATTAACGGAGCATGAGATGAATACAGTATGGAGAAGCAAAGACGGTTTTGCAGAGCTTGAAATCGATCTGCTGAAAAGGTTGCCTTTACCTTTACAAAGAAGAGGGATTCAACTAATATTAAACTATCTTTACAAAAGTGTTCCGTCTTCATTATCATCCATACATACAGAAAGCGTTCTATCTTTGCTTTCCCAATCTCACCCTTCCGGATCTCTCCACCTTCCAAATGGTTTAAAGGCCGTTAAATCCTATAACCTCTGCATGTTTACTTTTGAACAAGCAGAATCGGAGCCGTACCAGCTGGAATTGCCGATTCCGGGCGTGGCTATGCTTCCCTCGGGAGGCCGTATAGAAGCGCAGCTGGTTACAGAGAGTCCTGGTGCTGACAGGGGAAAGAACAGCCTTCTTATAAAGCGGGACAACGTCCTGCTGCCGCTTTCAATCCGTTCCAGGAAAAATGGGGACAAACTGAAAGTCAAAGGCATGAATGGCACAAAAAAAGTCAAAGATATATTTATTGACAAGAAGATCGCAATAGAAGCCAGGAATCAGTGGCCGGTTCTTGAAGACGCAAATGGAACGATTTTGTGGCTGCCGGGTCTGACGAAATCAGCCTGGGAGGAAAATGATTGGTCTGAGGGCGAATTCATTTTTTTACAATATCATCAACAAGGATCTTCTAGGGGGCAAAACACGAATGATGAAACAGGATATTGA
- the yabQ gene encoding spore cortex biosynthesis protein YabQ has protein sequence MTLTVQFYTMFAMAGMGAWLGAALDTYRRFLVRSKRAGWVVFFHDLVFWLLQSVLFFYVLLLVNEGELRIYMFLAILCGFAAYQSLLKGIYLAVLNFFIRTVVLIFKLFAGIVNFVLIKPIKGFITLIAVIIIGLMNLFWKILKWAFLFIWGAVKIVLAPVRWALLLIWKMLPGFLKTFFSRIFSKAEGITNQAKNLLISAWKSIKRITGK, from the coding sequence ATGACGTTAACAGTACAGTTTTATACCATGTTTGCCATGGCAGGAATGGGAGCATGGCTTGGAGCAGCCCTGGATACATATAGAAGATTTCTTGTCCGTTCCAAAAGGGCCGGCTGGGTTGTTTTCTTTCATGATCTGGTGTTTTGGCTGCTCCAAAGTGTTCTCTTTTTTTATGTGCTGCTTCTTGTAAATGAAGGGGAACTGAGAATTTACATGTTCCTCGCCATTTTATGCGGTTTCGCTGCTTATCAAAGCCTGCTAAAGGGTATATACCTGGCAGTCTTAAATTTTTTTATCCGAACCGTCGTGCTTATCTTCAAGCTTTTCGCGGGAATCGTAAACTTTGTTCTGATTAAACCCATTAAGGGATTTATCACTTTAATTGCAGTTATCATCATCGGTTTGATGAATCTTTTTTGGAAAATATTAAAATGGGCGTTTCTTTTTATCTGGGGAGCCGTTAAAATCGTATTAGCACCTGTACGATGGGCCTTGCTTCTCATCTGGAAAATGCTTCCCGGTTTTTTGAAAACATTTTTTTCGAGAATCTTTTCAAAAGCGGAAGGAATTACGAATCAAGCCAAGAACTTATTGATTAGTGCGTGGAAATCGATCAAACGAATCACTGGAAAGTGA
- the spoIIE gene encoding stage II sporulation protein E, whose product MQKAERRLMEPITGAAIEKTQHAIQRSTKRAGAYFQSILFHKGLLYMFIGFLLGRAIILTEILPFALPFFGVLFLMKKDKALIGALSLAAGGLTISLETSLIITCHLLFFLFLQKAGAFIFKDRVRTLPFIILLAVAGTRIAFTFAVYGTISSYDAMMAGVEAGLAFILTLIFLQSIPLISSPRYKQSLKSEEIICLMILIASVMTGLTGVSYMDFKAEHVFSRYMVLLFAFIGGSSIGCTVGVVTGLILSLANVGNLYQMSLLAFSGLLGGLLKEGQKLGAAAGLLIGSMLLSLYGGGTSDLMATMVESMAAIVLFFLTPKGITASLAKHIPGTNEHAMEQQLYATRIRDVTAHRVDQFSGVFEALSQSFNAFYEKGEADSARETDLFLSTITEKTCHHCYKKEKCWVNNFQATYDLMTQVTNETSADTYSVNRKLKKEFHAHCSKATQVEVAIEQELNEFKANQKLNKQVQESRRLVAEQLLGVSKVMEDFSREIRRERENHFLLEEQILEALQNFGVEIGHVEIYSLEQGNVDMEMSIPFCQGHGECEKIIAPMLSDILEEQVIVKHEECGLYPNGFCHVSFGSAKSFKVDIGAAHAAKGGGLVSGDSYSMIDLGVGKYAIAISDGMGNGARAQFESNETIKLLEKILQSGIDEKVAIKTVNSILSLRTTDEVYSTLDLAIVDLQDAMCKFLKIGSTPSFIKRGDKVIKIQASNLPIGIIEDFDVDVVGEQLKAGDLLIMMSDGIFEGPKHVENHEIWMKRKVTELETNDPQEVADLIMEEVIRTRSGKIDDDMTIIAAKIEHNTPKWAAISTNRYFQKKKQSVS is encoded by the coding sequence GTGCAGAAAGCTGAAAGAAGATTAATGGAACCAATTACCGGAGCAGCGATTGAAAAAACACAGCATGCAATTCAAAGATCTACGAAAAGAGCGGGTGCCTATTTTCAATCCATTCTGTTTCATAAAGGACTTCTATATATGTTTATCGGATTTTTACTTGGACGAGCTATCATCCTAACTGAGATCCTGCCGTTTGCCCTTCCGTTCTTTGGAGTCCTCTTCTTAATGAAGAAAGACAAGGCGCTGATCGGGGCCCTGTCACTGGCGGCCGGAGGACTGACAATCTCGCTGGAAACTTCCCTCATCATTACATGCCACCTGCTGTTCTTCTTATTTTTGCAAAAGGCCGGTGCCTTTATATTTAAGGATCGGGTACGGACACTGCCTTTCATCATCCTGCTCGCCGTAGCGGGGACAAGGATAGCCTTCACCTTCGCAGTATATGGGACGATTTCCTCCTATGATGCGATGATGGCCGGAGTAGAAGCCGGTTTGGCGTTTATCCTTACTCTCATTTTTCTGCAAAGCATTCCGCTCATCTCCAGTCCGCGGTATAAGCAGTCACTGAAATCAGAGGAAATCATTTGTCTGATGATTCTCATTGCTTCGGTAATGACCGGTTTAACCGGAGTCTCTTATATGGACTTCAAAGCGGAGCACGTTTTTTCCAGATACATGGTCTTGTTATTTGCCTTTATCGGAGGATCAAGCATCGGCTGTACCGTCGGGGTAGTAACCGGTCTGATCTTAAGTCTTGCAAATGTAGGAAACCTGTACCAAATGAGTCTGCTGGCATTTTCAGGTTTGCTCGGCGGACTATTAAAAGAAGGGCAGAAGCTTGGGGCGGCAGCAGGCTTGCTCATCGGGTCAATGCTGCTGTCCCTGTACGGCGGCGGTACGTCCGATCTCATGGCCACTATGGTGGAATCCATGGCTGCAATTGTTTTGTTTTTCCTTACACCAAAAGGAATTACAGCGAGTCTTGCGAAGCACATCCCTGGAACAAATGAACATGCGATGGAACAGCAGCTGTACGCTACGAGAATAAGAGATGTCACCGCGCATCGGGTGGATCAGTTCTCTGGAGTATTTGAAGCCCTGTCCCAAAGCTTTAACGCCTTCTATGAAAAGGGAGAGGCGGACTCGGCAAGGGAAACGGATTTATTTTTAAGTACGATTACAGAAAAAACATGCCATCATTGCTATAAAAAAGAAAAGTGCTGGGTCAATAATTTTCAAGCTACCTATGATCTAATGACACAGGTGACAAATGAGACGAGTGCGGATACGTATTCAGTTAACCGAAAACTGAAGAAGGAATTTCATGCACATTGCTCTAAGGCGACTCAGGTAGAAGTGGCCATTGAACAGGAGCTCAATGAGTTTAAAGCGAATCAGAAATTGAATAAGCAAGTACAGGAGAGCCGCAGACTGGTAGCTGAACAGCTGCTTGGCGTCTCCAAGGTAATGGAGGACTTTTCCCGGGAAATCAGACGTGAGCGGGAAAATCACTTTTTACTGGAAGAGCAGATACTAGAAGCTCTCCAGAATTTCGGAGTGGAAATCGGTCATGTTGAAATATACAGCTTGGAGCAGGGGAATGTAGACATGGAAATGTCGATCCCGTTTTGCCAGGGCCATGGCGAATGCGAAAAAATCATTGCTCCAATGCTTTCAGATATATTGGAAGAGCAGGTCATAGTGAAGCACGAGGAGTGCGGCCTGTATCCAAACGGATTCTGCCACGTATCATTCGGTTCAGCCAAGAGCTTTAAAGTAGATATCGGAGCGGCGCATGCTGCAAAAGGAGGCGGGCTCGTTTCAGGAGACAGCTATTCTATGATTGATTTGGGGGTTGGAAAATATGCCATTGCCATAAGCGACGGAATGGGAAATGGAGCAAGAGCACAGTTTGAAAGCAACGAAACCATTAAGCTCCTTGAAAAAATCCTGCAATCGGGGATTGATGAAAAGGTGGCGATTAAAACCGTCAACTCGATTCTGTCTCTTCGAACGACAGATGAAGTGTACTCAACACTTGATTTGGCTATTGTAGATTTGCAGGATGCCATGTGCAAATTCCTTAAGATCGGTTCAACGCCAAGCTTTATCAAACGGGGGGATAAAGTGATAAAAATACAGGCGAGCAATTTGCCGATTGGAATTATCGAAGACTTTGATGTGGATGTGGTAGGCGAGCAGCTTAAAGCAGGGGATTTGCTTATCATGATGAGCGACGGGATTTTTGAAGGACCTAAACATGTAGAGAATCATGAAATTTGGATGAAGAGAAAAGTAACGGAGCTGGAAACAAATGATCCTCAGGAGGTGGCGGATTTAATCATGGAAGAGGTCATCAGGACCCGTTCCGGAAAAATCGATGATGATATGACGATCATCGCGGCGAAGATTGAACATAACACTCCAAAATGGGCGGCAATTTCTACAAACCGCTATTTTCAAAAGAAAAAGCAGAGTGTTTCCTAA
- a CDS encoding S1 domain-containing RNA-binding protein produces the protein MSIEVGSKLQGKVTGITNFGAFVELPGGSTGLVHISEVADNYVKDINDHLKVGDMVEVKVINVEKDGKIGLSIKKAIDRPDRPERPERPRQDRPRTDRPHRGGGGGAGRNEFRPKENFEQKMSRFLKDSEDRLSSLKRNTESKRGGRGAKRG, from the coding sequence ATGTCCATTGAAGTTGGCAGCAAGTTACAAGGTAAAGTAACTGGTATTACGAATTTCGGAGCTTTTGTTGAGCTTCCGGGAGGTTCCACGGGTCTAGTTCACATAAGCGAAGTAGCCGATAATTACGTGAAAGACATTAACGACCATCTTAAAGTTGGCGACATGGTTGAAGTAAAAGTCATCAACGTTGAAAAAGATGGAAAGATCGGTCTATCGATTAAGAAAGCAATCGACCGTCCAGACCGTCCTGAACGTCCTGAGCGTCCTCGTCAGGATCGCCCGCGTACAGACCGTCCGCACCGCGGTGGCGGAGGCGGAGCAGGAAGAAACGAATTCCGTCCTAAAGAGAATTTTGAACAAAAGATGAGCCGCTTCCTTAAAGACAGTGAAGACCGGTTATCTTCTCTTAAAAGAAATACAGAATCAAAACGCGGCGGACGCGGAGCAAAAAGAGGCTAA
- the yabP gene encoding sporulation protein YabP, whose protein sequence is MNYYQQNQPQTNTVPENHDLVMKGRKLLEITGVKEVESFDNEEFLLDTVMGALAVRGENLQMQNLDVDKGIVSIKGRILDIVYLDEQHAEKAKGFFSKLFK, encoded by the coding sequence ATCAGCAAAATCAGCCTCAGACAAATACAGTACCGGAAAACCATGATCTTGTGATGAAAGGCAGAAAACTCCTTGAAATTACAGGTGTTAAAGAAGTAGAAAGCTTTGATAATGAAGAGTTTCTGCTGGATACGGTTATGGGAGCATTGGCGGTCCGCGGTGAAAATCTTCAGATGCAGAACCTTGATGTGGATAAAGGAATTGTGTCCATTAAGGGCCGCATACTGGACATTGTTTACCTGGACGAACAGCATGCGGAGAAAGCTAAAGGATTCTTTAGCAAATTATTTAAATGA